CATGCACAATCGGCTGCGGAATGCGAAACTGCCATGGGCCTGGACGCTGAACTCATTTCCATTTGAAAAACAGCCCGGGGTGGACAAGCATCAGGTCATGACCCTGGCCGGCCTGGACTTTTTAGCGCGGGGAGAAAACATTATCTTGCATGGAAAAACCGGGGTCGGCAAAAGCGGCCTGGCGGTCGGGCTTCTGCGCCAGGCCCTCATCTCAGGCGCCAAGGGAAGATATTACGATGTTCAGCGACTGCTCGACGACCTCTACGCATCTTTGGCAGATCGCTCGACCACCAAACTCCTGAACGCCTTATGCCGGTACGACATCCTTTTGCTGGACGAATTAGGCTACTTGACCCTGACCAAAGAGCAGATGAATGCCTTCTTCAAGCTTATGAAGGAACGCTATGAGGCAGGAAAATCAACAATCATTACAACTAATCTTGAACCTGATGATTGGTACAACCTGTTGAAACCAAAAGACATGGTCGATGCGCTCCTTGACCGCCTCTATCACCGTTGTGTGATCATAAAAATTGATGGCCCGTCACTCCGGGATCATTCTCCTGAATAGCAACGCTCAAGCCACCACCTTTTTTTATACCCGGCAGCAAATCCCCCCCAATCTTTTGTCAGATTCATCTTCTTCCCCCTGCGCAAGCAGAGGGT
The Desulfobacterales bacterium DNA segment above includes these coding regions:
- the istB gene encoding IS21-like element helper ATPase IstB, with the translated sequence MKNKIIELLETLKFTGMATVLESQIVQAEKGAAVQEIIYNLLQEELRARQERGMHNRLRNAKLPWAWTLNSFPFEKQPGVDKHQVMTLAGLDFLARGENIILHGKTGVGKSGLAVGLLRQALISGAKGRYYDVQRLLDDLYASLADRSTTKLLNALCRYDILLLDELGYLTLTKEQMNAFFKLMKERYEAGKSTIITTNLEPDDWYNLLKPKDMVDALLDRLYHRCVIIKIDGPSLRDHSPE